In Nocardia sp. NBC_00403, the DNA window AGCGCTGCGACAACAGATCGGCGCGGGTAGTCCAGTGGCGCTTATGACAACGCTGGACTCGGCCGCGGAGTGGAAACTCCTGCGGCCCGGCAATTCCGAGCCGTGGCGTGGCATGGATAAGGACGCGCAGGCCCTGCTCACCGCCGGAGGCAGCGGGGTGGTCGGCGCGCAGGAGCGCGAAACGGCGCAGACGCCGCGACCCCGAGTCTTCGTGCAGACCTTCGGTGTTCGGGCCCGCATGATTCTGGCGGGCGCCAACGATTTCGTGCGCGCACTCGCCAGGACCGGTCGCCAACTCGGCTACCGGGTCACCGTGGTCGATGCCCGCGAAACCTTCGCGACCACAGCGCGATTCCCCGCCGCCGACGAAGTGGTCGTCGACTGGCCGCACCGATATCTGGAGGCGCAGCGGGCGGCAGGGCGGATCGACCGGCGCACCGTGGTCTGCGTCCTCACCCACGACACCAAGTTCGATGTGCCCGCGATCGCGGCCGCACTGAACATGGACGACATCGCCTTCGTCGGTGCATTGGGTTCGCGCCGCACCCATGCCGAGCGCACCGAGCGACTACGCGCCGCAGGCGTCACCGACACCCAATTGTCGCGACTGAAAAGCCCACTCGGCCTAGATCTCAACGCCCGCACGCCCGACGAAACAGCGATCTCCATCGCCGCCCAAATCCTCGCCGAACGCGGGCGCACCTCGGCACGCCCTCTCAACCAGCTCGCCGGCCCCATCCACCACTGACCGCCGTTCAGCCGAGCTCATGGGAATGGTCGACAAGCAGCCGCCAGCAACCGTTTCTATGCGGTTGACCTGAAAGCCCGACAGCGCCATCACAGCCAGTCGACCATGCTGGACCTCATGCCTGAGCTGCGGAAGCAGCAAAGCGGTTAGCCGGCCTGACGCGCCCAGCACGGCCCAGGCAATCCACTGGATGGCAACCCTCTTCGGGACCGCCAAGGCCTGGAGACTCCTCGATAGGCGCTCCTACCAGTGGTTTCCCGAGCAGCGCTGGGCACGTTGGGTGCCGTACCCGACTTGATCTTCCGCAGACCGGTCAACAGGCACACAGCTCACAGCGTGAGGACTGGCTGTGGTTGCGTCACAAGCACTTCAGGTATCGAGCGTAGTAAAGGTAATCCACTGGTAGGCACAGCTCCTCGGACAGACCAACCCCGGAGCACGTCCCCGACACAACTCTCCGTCGGCGAACGTTCGATAGAACTCGGTGAATGCACAACAGAACTCGGTGAGCGGCACATAGCTGCGGCACACGCCGAATAGCACTCACGCTGATGTGCCACTCGCCGTTGCCGTTGCCGTTGCCGTTGCACGGCTACGGAGCCGGGCTCCACGCTCGAAGCAGGTGTTCGATCCGCAGCGGGATCTCACGAATGCGGCGGCGGATGGCGTGGTGCACGGCGTTCACAATGACGGCATTGAGCACGCTCTTGGCTGCGAACATGCCGACCCGGTACGGACTGCGACCCAGGCTAGCGATCCAGCAGCAAACTCGACAGGACTTGCCGAGCCGACGATCGATCAGGCGGCCGCGCGAGCCGGGCGCAGCGTGTTCATAGGCGGGCGATCGGCCAGCGACACCTCGGTGCTGTGCGCGGTGAAGGCGTCACCGACCAGCGGGAACTGGGTGAGCGCTGCGCCGGAATCCTGCACGCCGCTGCGGCCGAGCACAGTGCCGAGAATCTGGCGGCTCATTACGCCGAGATCGGCGAGCGGGCGATTGCGGTGGGTGCGCACGCCGAGGTTCACCTGACCGATCGCGGGCATGCCGAGCTGGTCGTAGGTGTCGAGCAGCAGCCCGATCTCGACGCCGTAGCCGGGGGCGAACGGCACCGATGTCAGCAGTTCCCGGGTGCCCGCGTATTCGCCGCCCAGCGGCTGCAGCACATCCGACAGCTCGGGGCGCAGCGCGGCCAGCAGCGGGCGGGCGACGAGTTCGGTGACCCGGCCGCCGCCGTGCGCGTCCACTGCGGCGCCCTGGCGCAGTGGCCTGCGGTAGTAAGCCTTGACCAGATGCATGTCCTCGACCGTCAACAGTGGGCCGAGCAACTTCGGCACGAAGGCCGGATCCGGGTCGATCAGATCCGAGTCGACGAAGGCGACCAGGTCACCGCTGGTTACCGCCAGCGAGCGCCACAGCACCTCGCCCTTGCCCGGCAGCGGATCGAGTTCGGGAACGGCCTCTTCGCGGCTGATCACGTCGGCGCCCGCGGCGCGCGCGCGTTCGGCGGTCGCGTCGGTCGACCCGGAATCGAGCACCACCAGTTCGTCCACCAGCGTGCCGAGCAGGGGCCGGATACTGGCCACCACGTCGGCGACGGTGCGTTCTTCGTTCAGCGCGGGCAGCACCACGGAAACGGTGCGCCCGTTCTTGGCGGCGACGAGTTCGTCCACCGTCCACTCGGGTGTGTCCCAGGTATTGGTCGTCGCCCATGCGGGCTCGCGGTGTTGGATTTTCATACCAGACCTCGCAGGGTTCGTGCGGGGGGCCGGATGCCCTGAATCGCGGCGATCATGTCCACGACGCGCCGGGTTTCGGCAACCTCGTGTACTCGGAAGACTCGGGCGCCTGCCGCTGCCGACCATGCTGTTGCCGCCAATGTGCCCTCCAACCGTTCGGAAAGACCGACACCTAGAGTCTCCCCAATAAAATCCTTGTTGCTGAGTGCCATCAAGACTGGCCATCCGGTATTTACAAGAATGTCTATTCCCCGCAATAACTCGAGCCCGTGGTAAGTGTTCTTGCCGAAATCGTGGGTCGGATCGATCAGAATCGAATCCTTGCGCACCCCCGCCGCGACCGCATTCTCTGCGGCCGCGACCACGGTATCGGTCACTTCGGGCACCACATCGGCGTAGCGCACCCGATGCGGCCTGGTCCGCGGAATCGCGCCGCCTGTGTGGCTGCACACGATGCCGACACCCAATTCCGCCGCGATCCGCACCAGATCCGGGTCGGCGCCCGACCAGGTGTCGTTGATCAGATCAGCGCCCTCGCCGACCGCCTCGGCGGCCACCTCGGCCCGCCAGGTGTCGATGCTGATCAGCAATTCCGGGTACTTCGCCCGGATCGCCGCGACGAACGGGACCACTCGTCTGGCTTCCTCGGCCGCATCGACCAGCGTTCCTGGACCCGCTTTGACCCCGCCGATATCGACAAGGTCGGCACCTTCGTCGACCGCACGCGCGACGGCGTCCATGGCCGCCTCGTCGGTGAAGGTTGCGCCCTTGTCGTAGAAGGAATCGGGCGTGCGATTGACGATCGCCATGACGAGCGCGCGATCCGTCGCCACCGGCTTGCCGCACAAAGTCGGGAGCGGCGCTACGGGGCTGAACATGCCCCCGACTGTAGCTAACCCACCTCGCTGTCCGCCTGACTGTCCGCTGCACAGCCCGCGTCCGGCGCGTATTGGGGCCGTACAAATCGAGCATCACAAAGGTCGAACTCAGGTCCGGCGTTGGGTACGGATCAGTTTTGGGCGTACCCGACGAGTTACCCGGGTGCTGACGAAACCGGTTGTCGCGTTCAGCTCACTTCGGTGCGCGCCCCGCGGCCACGTCGATGGCGTAATCGTCGTAGGCGGGCACGTAGCCCTCGGCACGACCGGCCAGGACGTACAGGGTGCTGTCGGCGTCGGGTTGGTAGCCCTGCTTGCGTAAGTCCACTTTGCGGCTCTTGAAGGTGGAGGTCTGCTCGAGCTCCGGCACCACCCGGATGAACAGTGGCACGGCATACCCGGGCAACTGCGCGTAGACCTGCTCGGCGAGCGCAGGCCCGTCGAATTCGGCGTCGGGGTACAGCGTCACCGCACCCATGCCCGCTTTGCCGTCGGCGCCCGGAATATCTACGCCGTAGACAACGGCCTGCGAGATCGCGGCGGTCGCGGCAAGGGCCCCTTCGACCTCGGTGGTCGCGACGTTCTCGCCCTTCCAGCGGAAGGTGTCGCCGAGCCGGTCGACGAAGGCGATGTGATGCATACCCTGATCGCGGACCAGGTCGCCGGTGTCGAACCAGAGGTCGCCGTCCTTGAAGCCGTCGCGGACCAGCTTGGCCTCGGAGGCGGCCTTGTCGGTATAACCGTCGGCGGGCGAGCGGCTGGTGACCTTGGCGAGCAGCAGTCCGACCCCGCCCGAGGGGACGCGCCGCAGCCGTCCGTTCTTGCCGCGCTCGGCTTTTCCGGTGGTGTCGTCGTATTCGACGATCGCGTACGGCAGTGGCCCGAAGCCTGCGGTACGGTCCACTCCGAACGCATTGACGAAGGCGATGTTCACCTCGCTCGCGCCGTAGAACTCGACAATCCTGTCGATGCCGAAACGCTTCTTGAATTCGTCCCACAGCTCCGGCCGCAGCCCGTTGCCGACGGCGAGCCGGATCTTGTGGCGGTGCTCGACCGGCTTCGCGGGTTGGTTGAGCAAATACCGGCACAGCTCACCGATGTAGATGAACGCGGTGGCCTTCTCCCGGATGATCTCGTCCCAGAACCCGGACACGGAGAACTTCCGGCCGAGCGCGAACGTGCCCCCCGCGGCCAGCACCGACGACAACGCGACGGTCAGCGCGTTGTTGTGGTAAAGCGGCAGGCAGCAATACAGAGTGTCGGTGCTGCGCAGGCGAATTCCGAGCCCGCCGAGTCCGGCCATGCTCTTGGTCCAGCGCAGGTGTGTCATCACACTGGCCTTCGGCAACCCGGTGGTGCCGGAGGTGAAGATCAGGAAAGCCCGCTCCTTCGCGGTGACCTGCGCGCAACTGGGCGGATCGGTGGCGTCGGCGGACTCGGCGGCGGCGTGCAGTTCTTGCGCGTCGAGCACATTGGCGAGTGGCCCCGGCAGCGAGTCCAACGCCGCTGCGCATTCCGCGCCGACGACATTCAGCACACTGTCGAGCAGGCCGAAGCTGTGGGCGAGCACCGTGTCGCGCTGATGATGGTTGAGCAGTCCGACGGTCGCGCCCAGCTTCACCGTCGCCAGCACCACGAACAGCGTTTCCGGCCGGTTGGTCATCAGCACGCCGACCACGTCGCCGCGCCGAACACCGCGCTGGGCGAGCACATTCGCGTATCTGTTCACCTGTGCGTTGGCGTCGCGGTAGCTGAAGGTCTTGCCCTCGAACCGCAGGAAAGGGCGGTCCGGATGACGGTGCGCGTTGCGCTGGAAGTACAGCCCGACCGAGGATCTGTCGCCGGGTCGGACCAGCATGCTCATCGCGCCCCGAAGCATGGAGGGAGCGTCGACCGCCATGCCCGGCAGTCGTTTCGCCACATCGAGCAAGCTGACGGTCGGGCGAGCGTCGGTGCTCACGCGTCAATTCTCCTTGTCCGGGGTGGCACTGTCGTCCAGTGCCGCAAGGGGTTCCAGCGCTGCGAAGGCCGACCGCAGATCGGTGACCACGGTGATGCGGTCCCTGGCGAACTGGGACACGAACTTTCGGTCGTAGAGCTCGTCGAGCCAGCGGAACAGACCCGTGTAGAAGCCGTCCTGGTCGAGAATGACCACGGGCTTGTCGTGCTGCCCGAGATAGCCACCGGTCCAGGTCTCGAAGAATTCCTCCAGCGTGCCGATACCGCCGGGCAGCGTGAGGAACGCATCGGCGCGATCCTCCATGACCTGCTTACGCTGACGCATGGTGTCGGTGACAACGAGTTCGTCGGCGTCGACATCGGCGACTTCCTTGTGCACCAGGTGCTTCGGGATCACGCCGACCGTATTCGCGCCACCGGCGCGCGCCGCGGTAGCGACCGCGCCCATCATCGAGACGTGCCCACCACCGGAAACCAATTGCCAACCGCGCCTGGCGATTTCGGTACCAACCCGGGCGGCGAGCCTGATGTGGGCCGGGTCGGCAGTGCTGGCCGAGCAGTAGACACAGACGGAGTACCCCGCAGCCGCGCTCACCACTGATCCTCCGTCCCGACCGCATCCAGGCTCCCACCGTTCTCGGCCGCGGCGAGGACGATCTCACAGACCTCGTCGACGTTGTCGGTGACATGGAGCAGCCCGAGATCACCCGGCGATATCTTGCCGGAGCCCGCTAGGGAATCGCGCAGCCAATCCACCAGCCCCGCCCAGTATTTGGTGCCGAACAGGATGATCGGGAAGCGGGTGATCTTGCGGGTCTGCACCAGGGTGAGCGCCTCGAACAGCTCGTCGAGAGTGCCGAATCCGCCGGGCAGGCAAACGAAGGCCTGCGAGTACTTCACGAACATGGTCTTGCGGGCGAAGAAGTACCGGAAGTTGATCCCCAGGTCGACCCACTCGTTGAGGCTCTGCTCGAACGGCAGCTCGATACCGAGGCCGATCGAATATCCGCCTGCCTCCGATGCGCCGCGATTGGCCGCCTCCATGGCGCCGGGTCCGCCGCCGGTGATCACCGCGAAACCGGACTGCGCGAGCGCGCCGCCGATGGCGCGTGCGGCCTTGTACTCCGGGTGGTCGGCATGGGTGCGCGCGGAACCGAAAACCGTCACCGCGCGCGGCACCTCGGCCAGGGCGCCGAAGCCCTCGACGAATTCGGCTTGGATGCGCAGCACCCGCCACGGGTCGGTGTGCACCCAGTCGCTCGGCCCGTGCTGATCCAGCAGATTCTGATCGGCGGTGCCGCCCGGTTTGCGATCGCGGCGGAACATGATCGGTCCGCGGTACTTGGGTGTCGACTTCGGCGTGCTTACGACCTCGTTATCGGCGGCTTCGGTGGACATGGCGCCCACGGTACCGGGCCGGGGCGCAGCACAGGGTTGCACCGCCGTCCCGTGCCGAATCTCGATCAGACTGCGCCGGTCAGATAGCTGCGCAGCATGGCGGCGACCGCCGTGATCTGCGCGACGGGGACGTGTTCGTCGCGCTTGTGGGCGAGGTTCGGATCGCCGGGGCCGAAGTTCACGGCGGGGATGCCGCGGGCGGCGAAGCGGGAGACGTCGGTCCAGCCGTATTTGGCGCGCACGCCGCCGCCACCATGGGAGTTCACCGAGGCGATGAGGTCCACGGACGCGGGGGCGGTGAGGCCGGGCAGTGCACCGGCCGCGGAATCGGTCACCTCGAAGGCCAGATCGAGCCCGGCGAAGACCTCGCGGACATGGTCGACGGCCTGCTCGACCGAACGGTCGGGGGCGAAGCGAAAGTTCACATCCACCTCGGCGGCATCGGGGACGACATTGCCCGCGACGCCGCCGACGACGCGTACCGCGGACAGGCCCTCGCGGTAGACGCAGCCGTCGATATCGACCTCGCGCGCTTTGTAGTCGGCGAGGCGTTGGAGAACCGGTGCGAGTCGATGAATGGCGTTGTCGCCGAGCCACGCTCGCGCCGAATGCGCCCGCACGCCCGCCGTGGTGAGCCGAACACGCAGCGTGCCTTGGCAACCCGCCTCGATCCAGCCGCCGGAAGGTTCGCCGAGAATCGCCATATCGCCGTCGAGCCAGTGCGGGAGCTCGCGTTCGATGCGACCGAGCCCGTTGAATTCGGCCGCGATCTCCTCGCAGTCGTAGAAGATCAGGGTCAGGTCGTGCACCGGTTCGGCGACGGTGGCCGCCAGGTGCAGGAACACCGCGTCACCGGACTTCATGTCGACGGTGCCGCAGCCGTGGAGCACCTGCTCCCCTGCCTCGTTCACCTCGAATCGGCTCGGCACGTTGTCGGCGATGGGCACGGTGTCCAGGTGCCCGGCCAGGATCACTCTGGTCGGCAGGCCACGATCGGTGCGGGCGAGCACCACGTTGCCGTGCCGGAGCACCTCGAATCCCACGGTCTGCTCGCGCAGCGCCCCTTCGACGATATCGGCGATCCTCGCCTCGTCGCGGGACACACTCTCGATATCGACGAGGGCGGCGGTGAGCTGGATCGGGTCGGCGCGCAGATCGAGGGTCACCGCCTCAGCCTAGGTCCGTGCCCATCGCGATCGGCACCGAGGACGGGCACCCGGCCGTCGACCGCGCGCCCGGCTCGCAGCGGCGAACGCCCGCCGGCCGGTCCACTCCGATAGCCGGACCGCACCGTGCGCTCGACGTCACAGACGTGCGGTCCGGCCACAGGACCGCGGTCGGTATTCTCTCTTGACGTGAGCATTCAGGGAGCAACAGCAGTCGGCATCGCCAATGTGACCGCGGACGGAACCGTCCTGGACACCTGGTACCCGAACCCGCAACTGGGCGAGTTCGCCGAGACCGGCACCAAGCGGCTGGACCAGGCTCCCGATGAGCTCGCGGCGCTCGTCGGCTTCGACGATGCCCGCGGCGTCGAGGCGATCGCGGTGCAGACCACCATCGCCGATCTCGCCGCAGCCCCGGTCGACGCGCACGACGTCTACCTGCGCCTGCACCTGCTCTCGCACCGCCTGGTTCACCCGCATGGGCTGAACCTCGACGGCCAGTTCCGTCTGCTCAGCAATGTGGTGTGGACCAACCACGGCCCCGCGGCGGTGGAGGGCTTCGAGCTGACCCGCGCCAAGCTGCGCGCCCGCGGGCCCGTCACCGTCTACAGCGTGGACAAGTTCCCGCGGATGGTGGATTACGTGCTCCCCTCCGGCGTCCGCATCGGCGACGCCGACCGGGTCCGCCTCGGCGCGCATCTGGCCTCGGGCACCACGGTCATGCACGAGGGCTTCGTGAACTTCAACGCGGGCACCCTCGGCACCTCGATGGTCGAGGGTCGCATTTCCGCGGGCGTTGTCGTCGGCGACGGCTCCGACGTCGGCGGCGGCGCCTCCATCATGGGGACCCTCTCCGGTGGCGGCACCACTGTCATCTCCGTCGGCGAGCGTTCGCTGCTCGGCGCGAACGCCGGCCTCGGCATCCCGCTCGGTGACGACTGCGTGCTGGAAGCGGGCCTGTACCTCACCGCGGGCACCAAGGTCGCCACCCCCGACGGCACCGTCGTCAAGGCTTCGGAGCTGGCAGGCCAGAACAACCTCCTCTTCCGCCGCAACTCCCTGACCGGTGCCGTCGAAGTGGTGCCACGCAAGGGAACCGGCATCGAGCTCAACGCCGCCCTGCACGCCAACGACTGACCCCGCGCCAGCAGCGAGGGTAGTGACATGGTGGCCGATACTGCGGCCCGGAACCACCATCTCACTGCCCTCGACACCGACAGCGTTCAGTTGCTTTCGACGAGCCCGAAGGCAATGATTCGGTGCGGGTGGATTCGTATCAACTCGCCGATTTCACCGTCGATGTAGGACTGCACACCGGTCAGAGCCTCTGCGGTGCCGCGGATTTCGAGGCACCGCACCCGCCAGGGCTGCACCGAGACGACATCGTCGACAACGAAGGCCACCCGATCGTTGTCGGCGAGGTTGCGAAACTTCTTCGAGGCGCCCATATTCCAGCCGCCGATGTCGATCGTGCCGAGTTCGGCGTTATAGCGGAAGCCGACGGGGCTGTTCTGCGGCGATCCATCCGGACGCACCGTCGCCAAGCGGCCGAGCCGCTGCGTGTTCAGGTATTCGAGCTGTTCCGGCGTCAGAGTTGCGGTCATGCCGCGACTGTAAGACCTCGACCTAAGTAGAGGTCAATACCGAAATGCCCCCGGTTCACCCGCTGGACCTGCTCGACGACGACACCGATATCGCGAGCATGTCCGCAAGTGTGGGTCTGTCGGCCCGGCGCCCGCGGCAACTGTCGGTCCAGACGATCGGCGGACCGCTGACCGCACTGCGGCGCTGGCATCGGCTGCGCGAGGCCGGACTACAACTGCCCTTCCGCCCGGCCGCCGAGGTGGCCGCGCACGCCGGGTTCGCCGATCAGCCGCACCTGATCCACACCATGGTCGCGCTGTGGGGACGCACCCCCGGGTCGTCGGAGGCCCGATTGGCCTGAGGCGTAGACGGCGCTCACCCGAGCAGTTTCTTCTGCACCTTGCCCATGGCATTGCGCGGGAGCGCCGCCACCACGCGGACCTCGCGTGGCCGCTTGTGCACCGAAAGCTGCTCGGCCACGTGCTCGATGAGCGCCTTCTCGATAGAATCCGTTGCCGCGCTGCGCAGTACGACATAGGCGACGATACGCTGACCGAGGTCGGCGTCAGGGAGTCCGACGACGGCGGCCTCCGCGACCTCGGGATGCCCGAGCAGCGCGGTCTCCACTTCGCCCGCGCCGATGCGGTAGCCGCCGGACTTGATGAGGTCGACCGATTCCCGGCCGACGATGCGGTGGAAGCCGTCGGCGTCGATGGCCGCGACGTCGCCGGTCTTGAACCAGCCGTCGGCGGTCCAGCATTCGGCGGTCGCCTCGGGCCGGTCGAGGTAGCCGTCGAAGACCATCGGCCCCTGCACCTGGAGCCCGCCGATGCTTTCGCCGTCGTGCGGGACGGGCACACCCGATTCGTCACGGATTCGGGTTCGCACGCCCGCGACCGGGACGCCGACCCAACCGGGTCGGCGCTCGCCGTCGGCCCGCGTGGACAGCGTGATCATTGTTTCGCTCATGCCGTACCGTTCGATCGGTGCGTGGCCGGTGAGCTCGCGCAGCCGCTCGAACACCGGCACCGGCAATGGCGCACTGCCGGAGACGAGCAGGCGTGCCTTCGCCAATTGCCGTGCGGCATCAGGATCCTCGGCGATGCGAGACCACACCGTCGGTACACCGAAGTACAGCGTGCCCGGCGCGTCCGCGTATGCCTGCGGGGTCGGCTTGCCGGTGTGGATCAGCGGGCTGCCCACGCGCAGTGGGCCCAGCACCCCGAGTATCAGTCCGTGCACGTGGAACAGCGGAAGCCCGTGCACCAGAACGTCGTTCGCGGTCCACGACCAGGCGTCGGCGAGGGCATCGAGCCCGGCCGCAATGGCGGCGCGGCTGAGCACAACACCCTTGGGGAGGCCGGTCGTCCCTGAGGTGTAGAGCACGAATGCCGCTGCGGCAGGATCGGGTTCGGGGTAGGTGTGCCACGAGCGGGCATGGACGCGGACCGGGACCACCGGCAGCATCGTCCCCGCAGGCGCCTCCCCCAGCCACGCCTGGGCTCCCGAATCGTTCAGCATGTGCTCGAGCTCGGCGATCCCGGCGTCCGGTGGCACCGGAACGACGGTGACCCCGGCGATGAGGCAGCCGACCACCGCGAGCACGGTGCCGATGGTCGGCTTGGCCAGCACCGCGACTCGCTCCGCACGGGCGATACGTTCGGCCACCGAGGTCGCCGCACCGAGTAGGTCGCTGCGTGACAGCGTCACGCCGTCGATAGTGACCGCATCGGGGATGTCCTCCCCGGCGGCGACCGCGAGCGGATTCAGGGACCGAAGCAGCAGGGGCGCACCGAACGACATTCGCTCACGCTACTTCGGCGGCGCACGAACCTGTCGCACCGCCCGAGGCGTGGCCGCGCCGATCACAGCTCGATGAACCTGCGCGCGGCTGTTGACACGCCCATGAGGCAGTGAGAACGTTGATCCATATCCTTCTCAGCAACGAGAACGGGGTCGATGATGACCAGCCCGCTTGGCGCACCCACCCACCCGTCGACGCAGCCCGAGGAGTTCGACGTCGGGCAGTATCTCGACGGGTCCGCCGCGTTCTTCGGCGCCGCCGCGAACGTCATCATGCAGCTCAGCACGCGACCGGTCGGCTATGGCGTAGTCGAGAGCACCGTCGACAGCGGCAAGATCATGCTGCACCCGATCAAACGGACCAGAACCACGCTCACCTACCTCGCCGTCGCCATGCTCGGCGATGACGACGAGCGCGCGGCCTATCGCGACGCCATCAACCGCTCGCACAAACCGGTGCGCTCGACCGCGAACAGCCCGGTGAAGTACAACGCCTTCGACCCGAAACTGCAGTTGTGGGTGGCCGCCTGCCTGTATTGGGGGGCTCGCGACCTCTACGAGCGCATGCACGGCCCGATGGACGACACTGTCGCCGACGCGTTCTATCGGCACGCCGAACGACTGGGCAGCACGTTGCAGATGCGTTCGGACCTGTGGCCCGCCGACCGGTCCGCGTTCGATTCCTACTGGACCGAGAACTTGGCGAAGACGACCATCGATCCCCCGATCCGCGAATACTTCTGGGAGATCGTCGATCTGAAGATGTTCCCGCGCCCGGTGCAGCTGACCTTCGGCCGATTGCACCGCTGGGTGACCACCGGACTACTGCCCCCACATCTGCGCACTGAAATGGGTATGACCTGGAGTGCGCGCGACGACATAGCGCTGGCCAGGCTGCTGCACACGGTCGGCGCCATCGAAGGCCGAATGCCGAAGCAGATCAAGACTTTTCCGGTCAACGCCTTCCTATGGGACATGCGCATCCGGCGACGGCTCGGCCTGCGCCTGGCCTGAGTCCCGGGTGGCCGGACGATCTAGGCGGCTGCCTCGCCTTCGCTCGGCCCGGCGCGGGCTGCGGTCGGACTACATCCGGCTGCGCCTATTAGGCGGCTGCCTCGCCTTCGCTCGGCCCGGCGCGGGCTGCGGTCGGACTACATCCGGCTGCGCCTATTAGGCGGCTGCCTCGCCTTCGCTCGGCCCGGCGCGGGCTGCGGTCGGACTACATCCGGCTGCGCCTATTAGGCGGCTGCCTCGCCTTCGCTCGGCCCGGCGCGGGCTGCGGTCGGACTACGCCCGGCTGCGCCTATTAGGCGGCTGCCTCGCATTCGCTCGGCCCGGCGCGGGCTGCGGTCGCCTCGCATTCGCTCGGCCCGGCGCGGCTGTCGGCGGACTTCGTCCGACAGGCCATCAGGTGACACGGAACGAGACTACGACGTGGTCGCGCGCGAACTTCCGCGCCGCCACATCGTCACCCAGCGGAATGACCGTCTGCGGCGTGAGCGCCAGCGAAACCGCCGTCCGCGCAATCATTTCGGCGAGCGGCTCCGGGTCATAGTCGGGCAGCTTGCCTTCGCCCTGGAGCCGGGTGATGAATTCGGCGAGATAGTCGCGACCCATTTCGATGACCGGAGCACCCTTGACCGTGAGGTACGGCAGCACGATCTCCGGCTCGGTCTTCAGCAGCCGGTCCAGTAATTTGTTGCCGCGCAACCCATTCAG includes these proteins:
- a CDS encoding XdhC family protein, which produces MRTVLQQLITLTRRGPVALARIVDATGAAPRDPGAAMVVTAAGEVFGSLSGGCIESAVVESARQVLATGHAMSDRFGYADGDGLEVGLTCGGEIEVFVERVDSDRLSVLEALRQQIGAGSPVALMTTLDSAAEWKLLRPGNSEPWRGMDKDAQALLTAGGSGVVGAQERETAQTPRPRVFVQTFGVRARMILAGANDFVRALARTGRQLGYRVTVVDARETFATTARFPAADEVVVDWPHRYLEAQRAAGRIDRRTVVCVLTHDTKFDVPAIAAALNMDDIAFVGALGSRRTHAERTERLRAAGVTDTQLSRLKSPLGLDLNARTPDETAISIAAQILAERGRTSARPLNQLAGPIHH
- a CDS encoding glucosyl-3-phosphoglycerate synthase, translating into MKIQHREPAWATTNTWDTPEWTVDELVAAKNGRTVSVVLPALNEERTVADVVASIRPLLGTLVDELVVLDSGSTDATAERARAAGADVISREEAVPELDPLPGKGEVLWRSLAVTSGDLVAFVDSDLIDPDPAFVPKLLGPLLTVEDMHLVKAYYRRPLRQGAAVDAHGGGRVTELVARPLLAALRPELSDVLQPLGGEYAGTRELLTSVPFAPGYGVEIGLLLDTYDQLGMPAIGQVNLGVRTHRNRPLADLGVMSRQILGTVLGRSGVQDSGAALTQFPLVGDAFTAHSTEVSLADRPPMNTLRPARAAA
- the folP gene encoding dihydropteroate synthase; the encoded protein is MFSPVAPLPTLCGKPVATDRALVMAIVNRTPDSFYDKGATFTDEAAMDAVARAVDEGADLVDIGGVKAGPGTLVDAAEEARRVVPFVAAIRAKYPELLISIDTWRAEVAAEAVGEGADLINDTWSGADPDLVRIAAELGVGIVCSHTGGAIPRTRPHRVRYADVVPEVTDTVVAAAENAVAAGVRKDSILIDPTHDFGKNTYHGLELLRGIDILVNTGWPVLMALSNKDFIGETLGVGLSERLEGTLAATAWSAAAGARVFRVHEVAETRRVVDMIAAIQGIRPPARTLRGLV
- a CDS encoding long-chain-acyl-CoA synthetase, which codes for MSTDARPTVSLLDVAKRLPGMAVDAPSMLRGAMSMLVRPGDRSSVGLYFQRNAHRHPDRPFLRFEGKTFSYRDANAQVNRYANVLAQRGVRRGDVVGVLMTNRPETLFVVLATVKLGATVGLLNHHQRDTVLAHSFGLLDSVLNVVGAECAAALDSLPGPLANVLDAQELHAAAESADATDPPSCAQVTAKERAFLIFTSGTTGLPKASVMTHLRWTKSMAGLGGLGIRLRSTDTLYCCLPLYHNNALTVALSSVLAAGGTFALGRKFSVSGFWDEIIREKATAFIYIGELCRYLLNQPAKPVEHRHKIRLAVGNGLRPELWDEFKKRFGIDRIVEFYGASEVNIAFVNAFGVDRTAGFGPLPYAIVEYDDTTGKAERGKNGRLRRVPSGGVGLLLAKVTSRSPADGYTDKAASEAKLVRDGFKDGDLWFDTGDLVRDQGMHHIAFVDRLGDTFRWKGENVATTEVEGALAATAAISQAVVYGVDIPGADGKAGMGAVTLYPDAEFDGPALAEQVYAQLPGYAVPLFIRVVPELEQTSTFKSRKVDLRKQGYQPDADSTLYVLAGRAEGYVPAYDDYAIDVAAGRAPK
- a CDS encoding TIGR00730 family Rossman fold protein, with product MSAAAGYSVCVYCSASTADPAHIRLAARVGTEIARRGWQLVSGGGHVSMMGAVATAARAGGANTVGVIPKHLVHKEVADVDADELVVTDTMRQRKQVMEDRADAFLTLPGGIGTLEEFFETWTGGYLGQHDKPVVILDQDGFYTGLFRWLDELYDRKFVSQFARDRITVVTDLRSAFAALEPLAALDDSATPDKEN
- a CDS encoding TIGR00730 family Rossman fold protein, whose protein sequence is MSTEAADNEVVSTPKSTPKYRGPIMFRRDRKPGGTADQNLLDQHGPSDWVHTDPWRVLRIQAEFVEGFGALAEVPRAVTVFGSARTHADHPEYKAARAIGGALAQSGFAVITGGGPGAMEAANRGASEAGGYSIGLGIELPFEQSLNEWVDLGINFRYFFARKTMFVKYSQAFVCLPGGFGTLDELFEALTLVQTRKITRFPIILFGTKYWAGLVDWLRDSLAGSGKISPGDLGLLHVTDNVDEVCEIVLAAAENGGSLDAVGTEDQW
- the dapE gene encoding succinyl-diaminopimelate desuccinylase, with protein sequence MTLDLRADPIQLTAALVDIESVSRDEARIADIVEGALREQTVGFEVLRHGNVVLARTDRGLPTRVILAGHLDTVPIADNVPSRFEVNEAGEQVLHGCGTVDMKSGDAVFLHLAATVAEPVHDLTLIFYDCEEIAAEFNGLGRIERELPHWLDGDMAILGEPSGGWIEAGCQGTLRVRLTTAGVRAHSARAWLGDNAIHRLAPVLQRLADYKAREVDIDGCVYREGLSAVRVVGGVAGNVVPDAAEVDVNFRFAPDRSVEQAVDHVREVFAGLDLAFEVTDSAAGALPGLTAPASVDLIASVNSHGGGGVRAKYGWTDVSRFAARGIPAVNFGPGDPNLAHKRDEHVPVAQITAVAAMLRSYLTGAV